The genomic interval CCTGGAGGGTATTGCTATGTCACCACGGGTTTGTTGGAGCTTCTGACTACCGAGGAAGAATTGGCTTGTGTCCTTGCCCACGAAATTATTCACGCCCAAAACCGCCATGGCGTCAAGTTGCAGAAGAAAGGGATTCTCCCGGCCCTCTTGAGTATTCCCGGGAACATACTCGGCGTCTTTAACGACGATTTAGGAGCCTTGGTCAATGCACCCATCAATGCTTCAGGAGCCTTGGTCATGGCCAAGTATGGAAGAGGATTTGAAACAGAGGCGGATACTGAGGGAGTAAAACTAGCGGCCCGGGCCGGCTATGATCCCGCTGCCCTAATATCGGCTCTGCAGAAACTTACGGAGGTTGTTCAGTTGGCTACCGGTCACGTGGAAGAACGCAGCTACTTGAATGATCATCCGATCACGGCGGATCGCGTGAAGCGCATTGAAGGGATGTTGGATGATTTGACGGTAGAGCCTATCGCGCCGTTAGGCGCACTCAATGAAACCGTAGATGGGCTGCTGGTTGGAGCGCCCATCGAATATGGACGTACGCCGGGAGATACGGCTATTTTGCTCCCTGCGCACGACGTTTCCATCGCTTTGGAAGACGGTTTCCAGACGGAGGTTTACGCAAGTGCTGTGATGGCGGCCAATGAAAAGTCGAAGAGTGCTTTGGCACTTGGCCGACTGCCGGATACAACAACTTTAGATGCTACGGTTCGGACCATGCGTAAGAATTTGAAAGAGCTTCCAGAGGGGTACATGCTGGCCGATGAGGAAATCACGCAAGGTGGATTCAAGGGCCATAGAATGATCTTTATTGATCCTTCTTCTCGAAACAGGTCGCATTATTATTTGCTCTGGATTCGCACGTCGGAAGGAGTGCTTCAAATCGTAGGATTAGCCCCTGATGGTTATACGCAGGGAATTGAGCGTGCGATGGCATCTCTTCGCCCCTTAAGCGATCGTGAAAAGTCGAAAATGATGCAGCGCTATATGGTCATTGAAAAAGCTCAAAGCGGGGAGAACTTGGAGGCCATAAGTGCGCGAACAGAGAATACCATGACTCCGGAAATGACCTCTCTAATTAACAAACGCCCCCAAGAAGAGATTCTTCCTGAGGGCGCTGAGATTAGAGTGGTGATTCTAAAGCCTTATTTCTGAATCACTAGCTTTTCACGAAGTTCTTGACCGTTTGATTCGACTCGAATCCAGTAAACGCCATTCGCCAGCGTTCGAACGTCCAATTCTTCTTCACTTGTTCCTCGCTCCAAGGTAGTTCGGAACCATTCACGTCCATCAATGCTGTAAATGCTCAATTCGGCTTCGCTGACGAGCGGCTCGGCCAATTGGATGGTCACCGACGCAACTGCAGGATTCGGGAACACTTCTGCACTAAGCACAT from Cryomorphaceae bacterium carries:
- a CDS encoding M48 family metalloprotease, with the translated sequence MKWTALTILLILSTTVGAQNPYDVDRKLGKENAALVEFQFGILDDAERTAYIASVGNRLVDALDTTYFPFSFQIVPTIEPNAFALPGGYCYVTTGLLELLTTEEELACVLAHEIIHAQNRHGVKLQKKGILPALLSIPGNILGVFNDDLGALVNAPINASGALVMAKYGRGFETEADTEGVKLAARAGYDPAALISALQKLTEVVQLATGHVEERSYLNDHPITADRVKRIEGMLDDLTVEPIAPLGALNETVDGLLVGAPIEYGRTPGDTAILLPAHDVSIALEDGFQTEVYASAVMAANEKSKSALALGRLPDTTTLDATVRTMRKNLKELPEGYMLADEEITQGGFKGHRMIFIDPSSRNRSHYYLLWIRTSEGVLQIVGLAPDGYTQGIERAMASLRPLSDREKSKMMQRYMVIEKAQSGENLEAISARTENTMTPEMTSLINKRPQEEILPEGAEIRVVILKPYF